GGCCGGGGTCGGCGGCTTGGCCAGGTAGCTCACCGAGGCGCCGCACGACAGCGGCAGGACCAGACCCAGGGTGCATTCGAAAGTGTGCGACAGCGGCAGGATGGAGAGCATGCGGTCCTGGTCCGTGATTCCCGCCAGGTCGGCGGAGCCCAGGGCGTTGGAGACGATGTTCCGGTGCGTGAGCATGACGCCCTTGGAGTTGCCCGTGGTGCCCGAGGTGTAGATGATCGCCGCCAACTCGTCGGCCGGAGAGCCCTCGTCTCCTGATTCACGGACGCGATTGGCGGCGCGCAACGCGGCATCCTTGATCTTGCCGAATTCCTTACGTCCGGCATTGATGACCTTGCGCAGCTTGTCGGCCGAATTGACGGGAACGTCTTCACCCGCTTCGGCGGAGTGCTCCTTCTCGCCGCGATCGATGCGGTTGTGGCGTGTATTTTCTTTTATTCTGCCGATCTCCTTGGCCGCGCGCTTGACCAGTCCCTTGAGGGGACCGCTGCCGGGGTCGCTGATGAGCGAGAGGTCGTCCAGGAGGATGCGTACGCGCAAGGCCTCGAGCTCGCCGTCGTCCAGCTTGCAGGCCAGGCGTCTGGAGACGAAGACCGCCGAGCATTCGGCGTGGCGCAGGATGTGATGCACGGCGCTCTGGTGAAAATCCGGCAGAATGGGCACGGCCACCGCGCCGATCCGGGCGATGGCGAAGTAGGCCACGCCCCAGTTGGGCATGTTCTCGGCCAGAAGGGCCACGCGGTCGCCGGTCCCGATGCCGTGAGCGTCCAGGAGTTCAGCCGTTTCGCGGACCCGTTCGCCCAGTTCGGCATAGGTCATGACCGGTCCGTCCACCACGGACAGGGCGGGTCTGTCGGCGTGACGCTCCACGCTGCGTTCGAGAACCTGCTTCAGGGTCAGGGCTTCCGTGGCCTGCACTCGCTCCTCCTCACTCGACGGGTCGGTGGGGTATAGCAGAGGAATTCCTTGAGCGGAACCCGTCGGCCGGGGCCTTGCCGGGCAGGGAAAAAAGGGCGGGGGATCAGTCGGAGGGGGTGCCCCGGTAGGGCCTGGCCGGCCAAGGGAAGATTTCGCGGGCCTTCTCCAGCGCGGCTTGCTCCACGGAGTCGAACCAGCGGCGGAACATGTCCTTGAGCATCCGGCCGTCCTCGGTGAGTTCGTAACCCGCCTTGTTGCTGCCTCGGGTCTGGACCAGGCGCACGCCGAGGACGTCCTCGCTTTGCTTCAGTTTCCCCCAGGCCGCGCGGTAGGAGATGCCCATGGCCTCGGCCGCGGCCTTGAGTGAGCCGTGCCGGTCGATCTGCTCCAGAAGCTGGGCCCGGCCGGAGCCGAAGAAGACGCCGTCGTCGGTGTCCAGCCAGAGGTGCAGGCGAATGGTGGGGATGTTTTCCTTCATGGTGTGCGGCGTCGGCTTGTTCCGTATTTTCTTATGTCAATTTGGGCAGAATGATCAAGGCGGAAATATGCTCCCGCCGCCGCTCGGGCATGCATCGTCGCGTGTTTTCAGATCAAGCCTTCCCTGACGTATCTTCCAGGTTGAATTTCTTGACCTTGCGCCAGAGCGAGGCCCGGTCGATGCCCAGGATGCGGGCCGCCTGGGTGCGGTTCCCCCCGGCCTGTTTCAGAACCCAGGCGATGTATCGCTTCTCGTTCTCCTCCAGGGTCACGGGTTCGGAGAATCCGGGGCGGGCCACGCGCACCGCCGTCTCGCGCAGGTCTTCGGGCAGGTGTCTGGGCTCCACCACGCCGTCCTCGGCCAGAATCACGGCCCGCTCCAGGATGTTTTCCAGCTCTCTGACGTTGCCCGGAAAGGCATAGCGCGAGAGAATTTTCGGAACATCCGGGGCCAGGGTCGGCTGGGGTTTGTCCATCATGCGCGCGGCCTTGGCCAGGAAGAACTGGCAGAGCAGGGGGATGTCCTCGAGACGCTCGGACAGCGGCGGCACGAGCAGGGTGATCACATTCAGCCGGTAATAAAGATCCTGACGGAACCGCCCGGCCTCGACCTCGTGTTTGAGGTCGCGGTTGGTGGCGGCCACGAGGCGCACGTCAACGGGCACGTCATCGGTGCCGCCCACGCGGCGGATGACGCGTTCCTGGATGGCCCGCAAGAGCTTGACCTGCATGGGCATGGACATCTCGCCCATCTCGTCCAGGAAAAGGGTGCCGCCGGGCGCGGACTCGAACAGGCCCTTCTTCATCCGTTGCGCTCCGGAGAAGGCTCCGGCCTCGTGTCCGAACAGCTCGTTTTCCAGGAGATCCTCGTTGAAGGCCCCGCAGTTGATGGCCAGGAAGCGGGCCTCGGCTCGGCGGCTCAAAAGATGCAGGGTGCGGGCCACCAGTTCTTTGCCCGTGCCGGTTTCGCCCAGGATGAGCACGGTGGAATCCGTGGGCGCCACCTGGGCGATGGCCTGCTTGAGCCGCCGCACGGGTGGGGAGTCGCCGATGATCGGCAGGGGCTCGGAGCGTTCGCGCATGCATTCGCGCAGTTCCCGGACCTCCTGGCGCAGACGCCGCTTCTCCAGGGCCTTCTGGACCAGCAGGCGGGCCTCTTCGAGCTGGTAGGGCTTGGCCAGGTAATGATAGGCCCCCCGGCGCATGGCCTCAACGGCCGTCTCCACCGTGGGATAGCCGGTGACCACCAGGACTTCCGTGTCCGGCCAGAGCTCCTTGGTCCGTTTGAGTACGGCCAAACCGTCCACTCCTTCCATCATGAGATCCGTGAGCACCAGATCGAACTCGTTCTTCTCCAGTTCGGCCAGGGCCTGGCGGCCGTCGTCGGCCTGGCTCACTTGGCAGCCCATGCGGCCGAGCACATGGGCCAGATTCTTGCGGGCGATGGGTTCATCGTCCACCACCAGAACCAGGGAGGGAATATCTCGCATCACGCCTCCTCCAGTTCGGGCCGCTCCAGCGGCAGCCGGATGGTGAAGACCGCGCCCGTCTGACCGTCCTGGCGGTTCTCGGCCACGATGGTTCCGCCGTGTTTCTTGATGATCCCGAAGACGATGGACAGGCCCAGGCCTGTGCCCTTGCCCACCTCCTTGAGGGTGTAGAAAGGATCGAAGATGCGGCCCAGGTTTTCGGGTGCGATCCCCGTGCCCGTATCGGCCACGCGGATCACGGCCTGGTTGGCGGCCATATCGGCCTCGGCCTGGATGGTGATCCGGCCCGGCGAGGTCTTGATGGCCTGCATGGCGTTGATGAAAAGGTTCAGGAAGACCTCCTGCATGCGCTGGGCGTCCATGAGCACCATGAGTTCGGCCGGGATTTCGCGCGAGATGTCCACTCCGGCGGGGAGTTGGCTGGTCACCAGACGCATGGAGCGTTCCACCACGGCGTCC
The genomic region above belongs to Desulfovibrio aminophilus DSM 12254 and contains:
- a CDS encoding sigma-54-dependent transcriptional regulator; translation: MRDIPSLVLVVDDEPIARKNLAHVLGRMGCQVSQADDGRQALAELEKNEFDLVLTDLMMEGVDGLAVLKRTKELWPDTEVLVVTGYPTVETAVEAMRRGAYHYLAKPYQLEEARLLVQKALEKRRLRQEVRELRECMRERSEPLPIIGDSPPVRRLKQAIAQVAPTDSTVLILGETGTGKELVARTLHLLSRRAEARFLAINCGAFNEDLLENELFGHEAGAFSGAQRMKKGLFESAPGGTLFLDEMGEMSMPMQVKLLRAIQERVIRRVGGTDDVPVDVRLVAATNRDLKHEVEAGRFRQDLYYRLNVITLLVPPLSERLEDIPLLCQFFLAKAARMMDKPQPTLAPDVPKILSRYAFPGNVRELENILERAVILAEDGVVEPRHLPEDLRETAVRVARPGFSEPVTLEENEKRYIAWVLKQAGGNRTQAARILGIDRASLWRKVKKFNLEDTSGKA
- a CDS encoding winged helix-turn-helix domain-containing protein; its protein translation is MKENIPTIRLHLWLDTDDGVFFGSGRAQLLEQIDRHGSLKAAAEAMGISYRAAWGKLKQSEDVLGVRLVQTRGSNKAGYELTEDGRMLKDMFRRWFDSVEQAALEKAREIFPWPARPYRGTPSD
- a CDS encoding AMP-binding protein — encoded protein: MQATEALTLKQVLERSVERHADRPALSVVDGPVMTYAELGERVRETAELLDAHGIGTGDRVALLAENMPNWGVAYFAIARIGAVAVPILPDFHQSAVHHILRHAECSAVFVSRRLACKLDDGELEALRVRILLDDLSLISDPGSGPLKGLVKRAAKEIGRIKENTRHNRIDRGEKEHSAEAGEDVPVNSADKLRKVINAGRKEFGKIKDAALRAANRVRESGDEGSPADELAAIIYTSGTTGNSKGVMLTHRNIVSNALGSADLAGITDQDRMLSILPLSHTFECTLGLVLPLSCGASVSYLAKPPTPAILLPALQKIRPTFLLCVPLVIEKIYRNRILPALLKNAALRGLLKIGFTRRKLFQAAGRKLFETFGGALRCMCIGGAALAPEVEAFLRDSRFPYSVGYGLTECSPLVSGVMPDKVRYRHCGTALPGVEIRIDAPSPDEVGEILVRGPNVMRGYYKAPAITEETFTPDGWLRTGDLGLLDQDGYLSIRGRLKNVILGPSGENIYPEEIESTLCQWPYVLESLVFSQGERLLARIHLDYDYLDARFGVRGLTESEAGKRIGELLEELRRGVNEKVSSFCRLHRIIEQPEPFEKTPTQKIKRYLYVDGQPR